Proteins encoded within one genomic window of Platichthys flesus chromosome 13, fPlaFle2.1, whole genome shotgun sequence:
- the LOC133967481 gene encoding C-X-C chemokine receptor type 4-like, whose translation MQYDFAYVFENGTDNISEESGDYDLGLQEPCGSLLSSNFNLIFLPTVYGIIFILGVIGNGLVVVVMGYQKKLKTMTDKYRLHLSVADLLFVLTLPFWAVDAAKTWYFGSFLCVSVHMIYTVNLYSSVLILAFISFDRYLAVVRATNSQAMRKLLADRVIYLGVWLPAALLTVPDMVFARLQDTGSSNYHFTDESMETGESRTICQRIYPQKDNHIWATAFRFQQILVSFLLPGLVILICYCIIIVKLSQGAKAQVLKRKALKTTIILIVCFFSCWLPYCIGIFVDSLMTLNVIVPSCELQQVVEMWISITEALAYFHCCLNPILYAFLGVKFKKSARSALTQSSRSSQKTTLMTKKRGPISSVSTESESSSVLSS comes from the exons ATGCAG taCGACTTTGCATACGTGTTTGAGAACGGCACTGACAACATCTCGGAGGAGTCCGGGGATTATGACCTGGGTCTCCAGGAGCCATGTGGGAGCCTGTTGAGCAGCAACTTCAACTTAATCTTCCTTCCCACCGTTTATGGAATAATCTTCATCCTGGGCGTCATCGGCAATGGATTAGTGGTTGTTGTGATGGGCTACCAGAAAAAGCTCAAAACCATGACGGACAAGTACCGGCTCCATCTCTCTGTGGCCGACCTCCTCTTCGTGCTCACGCTGCCCTTCTGGGCCGTGGACGCAGCCAAAACCTGGTATTTTGgaagtttcctgtgtgtgtctgtgcacatgaTCTACACAGTCAACCTGTACAGCAGCGTGCTGATCCTGGCGTTCATCAGCTTTGACAGATACTTGGCAGTGGTGCGGGCCACTAACAGCCAAGCCATGAGGAAGCTGCTTGCGGACAGAGTGATCTACTTGGGAGTGTGGCTTCCTGCGGCCCTCCTGACTGTGCCCGACATGGTGTTTGCCCGGCTGCAGGACACGGGGTCTTCAAACTACCacttcacagatgagagcatGGAGACCGGAGAATCCAGGACTATCTGCCAGCGTATCTACCCACAGAAGGACAACCACATATGGGCCACCGCATTCCGCTTCCAGCAGATCCTGGTGAGCTTCCTACTGCCCGGCCTGGTCATCCTCATCTGCTACTGCATCATCATCGTCAAGCTGTCGCAAGGTGCCAAGGCCCAGGTGCTGAAGAGGAAGGCGCTGAAGACCACGATCATCCTCATCGtgtgtttcttctcctgctggCTCCCGTACTGCATCGGCATCTTCGTGGACTCGCTCATGACGCTGAACGTGATCGTCCCCTCCTGTGAGCTGCAGCAAGTGGTGGAGATGTGGATTTCTATCACGGAGGCGCTAGCCTACTTCCACTGCTGCCTGAACCCCATCCTCTACGCCTTCCTGGGAGTAAAGTTTAAGAAATCCGCCAGGAGCGCTCTGACCCAGAGCAGCAGGTCAAGTCAGAAAACGACTCTTATGACTAAAAAGCGAGGACCGATCTCATCTGTGTCGACCGAGTCCGAGTCTTCAAGTGTTTTGTCAAGTTAA